The Aphis gossypii isolate Hap1 chromosome 3, ASM2018417v2, whole genome shotgun sequence genome includes a region encoding these proteins:
- the LOC114130259 gene encoding scaffold attachment factor B1-like isoform X2, with amino-acid sequence MSEKLEPRKICDLKVTELRSELERRELDKTGVKAILLERLQKALLEEGEDPENCTFDKSELKNVSCTEKSVISEKKSPSVEKKKPITPTKTIKKNVIGRRPGPKSKTCMTQLKSEKITSIVQKENNDTNQEQVDSSNIIASSEDSKTKLLDTINSDVVDSNEAEAKEIDTDESQPNEAHVNAVSLTQKQTIIAIDSDSTSTQEHTKEFEGEINVAPIDSKSTKKNTFELENNEIKQTKCLDNLDTDTGSKEKTSIIKNDIEKPKTINNQQSETNEDEDDIQDEELDHEIDEELDHEVNEELDHEIDEETNDNDDVLNQTNNTEKSTQEPNKDDNNEDSINLTIGEDDIKLFADEEDTNIEKEDDLIENHTNEETLIKQRESRHPVTASSSRATTGLVKSRRSTTEKRSSVGDKPRSTHKEEKDISNSKPIISVSMPKDEKKEEEKQVKDKVETGNKQSNDSKVLQISNETSKKNNSSLVRNIWVSGLASITKATDLKQLFSKYGKVVGAKVVTNAKTPGARCYGFVTLSSAEDANRSIENLHKTELHGRVISVERAKRDNGYQVTAKSSNTSKVNENSEIEQNTKKFEEKKDKREEKREKRPEITINDVKKPDSSTLKRSLSKDQNQEPKRSKIVIERDDRRKDRSIKSKSNERDREKLRELERERERLEREKRRQQEILNLTKMKTERERLKQKEQERAMREEERKRRIEKERQLEIERKQKEEAIRLEKERQKLRIERERIEKEKLELLRLERENQRLERERLQREKEELRRAQEKLEETKRQALLKRAAIPPSPPLPSKRHSSSNSSRYEERKEPIRNSRIQPSTDYMNQAPPPPNITSSRHRYEQHSSDSRRMRPSPPPPPPPASRPKDSTVNIRYGGAPPAADHHYRSRDDRSDRREESRKKDSSSGGSNRHAHASYDSNKSSYGMSRNSESNTWSSAPVKSSYGTLSSSSGTNNMVISSRPDPWSNSNNSREIETTVWQRPPQPPPEKWNSTSSNPSSMSISGRSSSSNTLYGNNHQVIPNIGLNMSTNYSDSRFDSYKMSGMSRKY; translated from the exons ATGTCAGAAAAGTTAGAACCCCGAAAAATTTGCGACTTGAAGGTGACTGAATTACGTTCCGAACTTGAAAGACGTGAATTAGATAAAACTGGAGTAAAGGCAATACTATTGGAACGTTTGCAAAAG gcACTCCTTGAAGAAGGAGAAGATCCAGAAAATTGCACATTTGATAAATctgaattgaaaaatgttagcTGTACTGAAAAATCAGtaatatcagaaaaaaaatctccaagtgttgaaaaaaaaaaaccaattaccccaacaaaaacaataaagaaaaatgtgaTTGGCAGAAGACCTGGACCAAAGTCaa aaacTTGTATGACACaattaaaaagtgaaaaaattacttctattgtacaaaaagaaaataatgatacaaatCAAGAACAAGTAGATAGTAGCAATATCATTGCTAGTTCTGAGGATTCAAAAACAAAGTTGTTAGACACAATAAACTCTGATGTAGTTGATTCAAATGAAGCAGAAGCTAAGGAAATTGATACCGATGAATCACAGCCAAATGAAGCACATGTAAATGCAGTTTCACTTACTCAAAAACAAACTATAATTGCTATAGATTCTGACTCAACTAGTACTCAAGAACATACAAAAGAATTTGAAGGTGAAATAAATGTTGCACCAATAGATTctaaaagtacaaaaaaaaatacatttgaattagaaaataatgaaataaaacaaaccaaATGTTTGGATAATTTAGATACTGATACAGGAAGCAAAGAAAAAACTTCTATTATTAAGAATGATATAGAAAAACCAAAGACCATCAATAATCAACAATCAGAAACCAATGAAGACGAAGATGATATACAAGATGAAGAATTAGATCATGAAATTGATGAGGAATTGGATCATGAGGTTAATGAAGAATTGGACCATGAAATTGATGAAGAAACAAATGACAATGATGATGTTCTTAATCAAACTAATAATACA gAAAAATCTACTCAGGAACCTAATAAAGATGACAATAATGAAGACTCTATTAACTTAACGATTGGAGaagatgatattaaattatttgctgatgag gaagatacaaacattgaaaaagagg ACGATTTGATCGAGAACCATACCAATGAAGAAACATTGATCAAACAGCGAGAATCTCGCCATCCAGTTACTGCTAGTAGCAGTAGAGCAACAACTGGATTAGTCAAAAGCCGTCGCAGTACAACTGAGAAGCGTTCATCAGTTGGAGATAAACCACGGAGTACCCACAAAGAGGAAAAGGACATCAGCAATTCAAAACCCATCATCAGTGTCAGTATGCCCAAAGATGAGAAGAAAGAAGAGGAGAAACAAGTTAAAGATAAAGTGGAAACTGGAAATAAGCAGAG caATGATTCAAAGGTTCTGCAAATATCAAACGAAACat caaAGAAAAACAACTCATCTTTGGTTCGCAACATTTGGGTTAGTGGCTTGGCATCTATCACTAAGGCCACTGATTTAAAACAGCTTTTTTCAAAGTATGGAAAG gtTGTTGGAGCAAAAGTTGTGACAAATGCCAAAACTCCAGGTGCTCGTTGTTATGGGTTTGTTACATTATCTTCAGCAGAGGATGCTAATCGAAGTATAGAAAATTTACACAAGACTGAACTTCATGGTCGTGTTATTAGTGTTGAAAGA GCTAAACGTGATAATGGTTATCAAGTGACAGCAAAAAGTTCCAATACTTCCAAAGTAAATGAAAATTCTGaaattgaacaaaatacaaaaaaatttgaagaaaaaaaagataaacgaGAAGAAAAAAGGGAAAAGAGACcagaaattacaattaatgatGTTAAAAAACCTGACTCATCAACTTTAAAGCGATCAT tatcaaAAGATCAAAATCAAGAACCAAAACGttctaaaattgtaattgaaaGAGATGATCGAAGAAAAGATAGGAGTATCAAAAGTAAAAGTAATGAACGTGACAGAGAAAAGCTGAGGGAATTGGAGCGGGAAAGAGAACGTTTGGAAAGAGAAAAAAGAAGACAAcaagaaattttaaacttgacaaaaatgaaa aCTGAACGTGAAAGGCTAAAACAAAAAGAACAAGAAAGAGCAATGAGAGAAGAAGAACGTAAGAGACGTATTGAAAAAGAACGTCAATTAGAAAttgaaagaaaacaaaaagaaGAAGCAATACGCTTAGAaaa agaaAGACAAAAACTTAGAATTGAACGTGAAAGAATTGAAAAGGAAAAATTAGAACTATTGCGTTTAGAACGTGAAAATCAACGTTTAGAACGAGAAAGATTACAGAGAGAAAAAGAAGAGTTACGTAGAGCACAAGAAAAACTTGAGGAAACAAAGCGTCAAGCATTACTCAAACGTGCTGCTATTCCTCCATCTCCTCCACTTCCTAGTAAAAGGCATTCTTCATCAAATTCATCTCGTTATGAAGAAAG GAAAGAACCAATTCGTAATTCTCGTATCCAGCCTAGTACAGACTATATGAATCAAGCACCTCCACCTCCTAATATAACATCATCTAGACATCGCTATGAACAGCATTCGTCAGATTCCCGTCGTATGAGGCCGTCACCACCACCTCCACCCCCACCAGCATCAAGACCCAAAGACTCTACCGTGAACATCAG ATATGGTGGTGCTCCACCAGCAGCAGATCATCATTACAGAAGCCGTGATGATCGGTCAGATCGTAGAGAAGAATCTCGTAAGAAAGATTCAAGTAGTGGAGGTAGTAACAGACATGCTCATGCATCATATGATTCAAACAAAAGTT CCTATGGAATGTCCCGTAACAGTGAAAGTAATACTTGGTCATCAGCTCCAGTAAAGAGTTCTTATGGTACACTTAGCTCAAGCTCTGGGactaataatatggtaataagCTCGAGACCAGATCCTTGgtcaaatagtaataatagtcgAGAAATTGAAACAACTGTATGGCAACGTCCTCCTCAACCACCTCCGGAAAA ATGGAACAGTACTTCAAGTAATCCTTCATCTATGTCAATTAGTGGCCGTAGTTCGAGTAGTAACACCTTGTATGGAAATAACCATCAAGTAATACCAAACATTGGATTAAATATGTCAACAAACTATAGTGATAGTAGATTTGATAGTTATAAAATGAGTGGCATGTCACGAAAATATTAG
- the LOC114130259 gene encoding scaffold attachment factor B1-like isoform X4 yields the protein MSEKLEPRKICDLKVTELRSELERRELDKTGVKAILLERLQKALLEEGEDPENCTFDKSELKNVSCTEKSVISEKKSPSVEKKKPITPTKTIKKNVIGRRPGPKSKTCMTQLKSEKITSIVQKENNDTNQEQVDSSNIIASSEDSKTKLLDTINSDVVDSNEAEAKEIDTDESQPNEAHVNAVSLTQKQTIIAIDSDSTSTQEHTKEFEDTDTGSKEKTSIIKNDIEKPKTINNQQSETNEDEDDIQDEELDHEIDEELDHEVNEELDHEIDEETNDNDDVLNQTNNTEKSTQEPNKDDNNEDSINLTIGEDDIKLFADEEDTNIEKEDDLIENHTNEETLIKQRESRHPVTASSSRATTGLVKSRRSTTEKRSSVGDKPRSTHKEEKDISNSKPIISVSMPKDEKKEEEKQVKDKVETGNKQSNDSKVLQISNETSKKNNSSLVRNIWVSGLASITKATDLKQLFSKYGKVVGAKVVTNAKTPGARCYGFVTLSSAEDANRSIENLHKTELHGRVISVERAKRDNGYQVTAKSSNTSKVNENSEIEQNTKKFEEKKDKREEKREKRPEITINDVKKPDSSTLKRSLSKDQNQEPKRSKIVIERDDRRKDRSIKSKSNERDREKLRELERERERLEREKRRQQEILNLTKMKTERERLKQKEQERAMREEERKRRIEKERQLEIERKQKEEAIRLEKERQKLRIERERIEKEKLELLRLERENQRLERERLQREKEELRRAQEKLEETKRQALLKRAAIPPSPPLPSKRHSSSNSSRYEERKEPIRNSRIQPSTDYMNQAPPPPNITSSRHRYEQHSSDSRRMRPSPPPPPPPASRPKDSTVNIRYGGAPPAADHHYRSRDDRSDRREESRKKDSSSGGSNRHAHASYDSNKSSYGMSRNSESNTWSSAPVKSSYGTLSSSSGTNNMVISSRPDPWSNSNNSREIETTVWQRPPQPPPENRWNSTSSNPSSMSISGRSSSSNTLYGNNHQVIPNIGLNMSTNYSDSRFDSYKMSGMSRKY from the exons ATGTCAGAAAAGTTAGAACCCCGAAAAATTTGCGACTTGAAGGTGACTGAATTACGTTCCGAACTTGAAAGACGTGAATTAGATAAAACTGGAGTAAAGGCAATACTATTGGAACGTTTGCAAAAG gcACTCCTTGAAGAAGGAGAAGATCCAGAAAATTGCACATTTGATAAATctgaattgaaaaatgttagcTGTACTGAAAAATCAGtaatatcagaaaaaaaatctccaagtgttgaaaaaaaaaaaccaattaccccaacaaaaacaataaagaaaaatgtgaTTGGCAGAAGACCTGGACCAAAGTCaa aaacTTGTATGACACaattaaaaagtgaaaaaattacttctattgtacaaaaagaaaataatgatacaaatCAAGAACAAGTAGATAGTAGCAATATCATTGCTAGTTCTGAGGATTCAAAAACAAAGTTGTTAGACACAATAAACTCTGATGTAGTTGATTCAAATGAAGCAGAAGCTAAGGAAATTGATACCGATGAATCACAGCCAAATGAAGCACATGTAAATGCAGTTTCACTTACTCAAAAACAAACTATAATTGCTATAGATTCTGACTCAACTAGTACTCAAGAACATACAAAAGAATTTGAAG ATACTGATACAGGAAGCAAAGAAAAAACTTCTATTATTAAGAATGATATAGAAAAACCAAAGACCATCAATAATCAACAATCAGAAACCAATGAAGACGAAGATGATATACAAGATGAAGAATTAGATCATGAAATTGATGAGGAATTGGATCATGAGGTTAATGAAGAATTGGACCATGAAATTGATGAAGAAACAAATGACAATGATGATGTTCTTAATCAAACTAATAATACA gAAAAATCTACTCAGGAACCTAATAAAGATGACAATAATGAAGACTCTATTAACTTAACGATTGGAGaagatgatattaaattatttgctgatgag gaagatacaaacattgaaaaagagg ACGATTTGATCGAGAACCATACCAATGAAGAAACATTGATCAAACAGCGAGAATCTCGCCATCCAGTTACTGCTAGTAGCAGTAGAGCAACAACTGGATTAGTCAAAAGCCGTCGCAGTACAACTGAGAAGCGTTCATCAGTTGGAGATAAACCACGGAGTACCCACAAAGAGGAAAAGGACATCAGCAATTCAAAACCCATCATCAGTGTCAGTATGCCCAAAGATGAGAAGAAAGAAGAGGAGAAACAAGTTAAAGATAAAGTGGAAACTGGAAATAAGCAGAG caATGATTCAAAGGTTCTGCAAATATCAAACGAAACat caaAGAAAAACAACTCATCTTTGGTTCGCAACATTTGGGTTAGTGGCTTGGCATCTATCACTAAGGCCACTGATTTAAAACAGCTTTTTTCAAAGTATGGAAAG gtTGTTGGAGCAAAAGTTGTGACAAATGCCAAAACTCCAGGTGCTCGTTGTTATGGGTTTGTTACATTATCTTCAGCAGAGGATGCTAATCGAAGTATAGAAAATTTACACAAGACTGAACTTCATGGTCGTGTTATTAGTGTTGAAAGA GCTAAACGTGATAATGGTTATCAAGTGACAGCAAAAAGTTCCAATACTTCCAAAGTAAATGAAAATTCTGaaattgaacaaaatacaaaaaaatttgaagaaaaaaaagataaacgaGAAGAAAAAAGGGAAAAGAGACcagaaattacaattaatgatGTTAAAAAACCTGACTCATCAACTTTAAAGCGATCAT tatcaaAAGATCAAAATCAAGAACCAAAACGttctaaaattgtaattgaaaGAGATGATCGAAGAAAAGATAGGAGTATCAAAAGTAAAAGTAATGAACGTGACAGAGAAAAGCTGAGGGAATTGGAGCGGGAAAGAGAACGTTTGGAAAGAGAAAAAAGAAGACAAcaagaaattttaaacttgacaaaaatgaaa aCTGAACGTGAAAGGCTAAAACAAAAAGAACAAGAAAGAGCAATGAGAGAAGAAGAACGTAAGAGACGTATTGAAAAAGAACGTCAATTAGAAAttgaaagaaaacaaaaagaaGAAGCAATACGCTTAGAaaa agaaAGACAAAAACTTAGAATTGAACGTGAAAGAATTGAAAAGGAAAAATTAGAACTATTGCGTTTAGAACGTGAAAATCAACGTTTAGAACGAGAAAGATTACAGAGAGAAAAAGAAGAGTTACGTAGAGCACAAGAAAAACTTGAGGAAACAAAGCGTCAAGCATTACTCAAACGTGCTGCTATTCCTCCATCTCCTCCACTTCCTAGTAAAAGGCATTCTTCATCAAATTCATCTCGTTATGAAGAAAG GAAAGAACCAATTCGTAATTCTCGTATCCAGCCTAGTACAGACTATATGAATCAAGCACCTCCACCTCCTAATATAACATCATCTAGACATCGCTATGAACAGCATTCGTCAGATTCCCGTCGTATGAGGCCGTCACCACCACCTCCACCCCCACCAGCATCAAGACCCAAAGACTCTACCGTGAACATCAG ATATGGTGGTGCTCCACCAGCAGCAGATCATCATTACAGAAGCCGTGATGATCGGTCAGATCGTAGAGAAGAATCTCGTAAGAAAGATTCAAGTAGTGGAGGTAGTAACAGACATGCTCATGCATCATATGATTCAAACAAAAGTT CCTATGGAATGTCCCGTAACAGTGAAAGTAATACTTGGTCATCAGCTCCAGTAAAGAGTTCTTATGGTACACTTAGCTCAAGCTCTGGGactaataatatggtaataagCTCGAGACCAGATCCTTGgtcaaatagtaataatagtcgAGAAATTGAAACAACTGTATGGCAACGTCCTCCTCAACCACCTCCGGAAAA CAGATGGAACAGTACTTCAAGTAATCCTTCATCTATGTCAATTAGTGGCCGTAGTTCGAGTAGTAACACCTTGTATGGAAATAACCATCAAGTAATACCAAACATTGGATTAAATATGTCAACAAACTATAGTGATAGTAGATTTGATAGTTATAAAATGAGTGGCATGTCACGAAAATATTAG
- the LOC114130259 gene encoding scaffold attachment factor B1-like isoform X1: MSEKLEPRKICDLKVTELRSELERRELDKTGVKAILLERLQKALLEEGEDPENCTFDKSELKNVSCTEKSVISEKKSPSVEKKKPITPTKTIKKNVIGRRPGPKSKTCMTQLKSEKITSIVQKENNDTNQEQVDSSNIIASSEDSKTKLLDTINSDVVDSNEAEAKEIDTDESQPNEAHVNAVSLTQKQTIIAIDSDSTSTQEHTKEFEGEINVAPIDSKSTKKNTFELENNEIKQTKCLDNLDTDTGSKEKTSIIKNDIEKPKTINNQQSETNEDEDDIQDEELDHEIDEELDHEVNEELDHEIDEETNDNDDVLNQTNNTEKSTQEPNKDDNNEDSINLTIGEDDIKLFADEEDTNIEKEDDLIENHTNEETLIKQRESRHPVTASSSRATTGLVKSRRSTTEKRSSVGDKPRSTHKEEKDISNSKPIISVSMPKDEKKEEEKQVKDKVETGNKQSNDSKVLQISNETSKKNNSSLVRNIWVSGLASITKATDLKQLFSKYGKVVGAKVVTNAKTPGARCYGFVTLSSAEDANRSIENLHKTELHGRVISVERAKRDNGYQVTAKSSNTSKVNENSEIEQNTKKFEEKKDKREEKREKRPEITINDVKKPDSSTLKRSLSKDQNQEPKRSKIVIERDDRRKDRSIKSKSNERDREKLRELERERERLEREKRRQQEILNLTKMKTERERLKQKEQERAMREEERKRRIEKERQLEIERKQKEEAIRLEKERQKLRIERERIEKEKLELLRLERENQRLERERLQREKEELRRAQEKLEETKRQALLKRAAIPPSPPLPSKRHSSSNSSRYEERKEPIRNSRIQPSTDYMNQAPPPPNITSSRHRYEQHSSDSRRMRPSPPPPPPPASRPKDSTVNIRYGGAPPAADHHYRSRDDRSDRREESRKKDSSSGGSNRHAHASYDSNKSSYGMSRNSESNTWSSAPVKSSYGTLSSSSGTNNMVISSRPDPWSNSNNSREIETTVWQRPPQPPPENRWNSTSSNPSSMSISGRSSSSNTLYGNNHQVIPNIGLNMSTNYSDSRFDSYKMSGMSRKY; the protein is encoded by the exons ATGTCAGAAAAGTTAGAACCCCGAAAAATTTGCGACTTGAAGGTGACTGAATTACGTTCCGAACTTGAAAGACGTGAATTAGATAAAACTGGAGTAAAGGCAATACTATTGGAACGTTTGCAAAAG gcACTCCTTGAAGAAGGAGAAGATCCAGAAAATTGCACATTTGATAAATctgaattgaaaaatgttagcTGTACTGAAAAATCAGtaatatcagaaaaaaaatctccaagtgttgaaaaaaaaaaaccaattaccccaacaaaaacaataaagaaaaatgtgaTTGGCAGAAGACCTGGACCAAAGTCaa aaacTTGTATGACACaattaaaaagtgaaaaaattacttctattgtacaaaaagaaaataatgatacaaatCAAGAACAAGTAGATAGTAGCAATATCATTGCTAGTTCTGAGGATTCAAAAACAAAGTTGTTAGACACAATAAACTCTGATGTAGTTGATTCAAATGAAGCAGAAGCTAAGGAAATTGATACCGATGAATCACAGCCAAATGAAGCACATGTAAATGCAGTTTCACTTACTCAAAAACAAACTATAATTGCTATAGATTCTGACTCAACTAGTACTCAAGAACATACAAAAGAATTTGAAGGTGAAATAAATGTTGCACCAATAGATTctaaaagtacaaaaaaaaatacatttgaattagaaaataatgaaataaaacaaaccaaATGTTTGGATAATTTAGATACTGATACAGGAAGCAAAGAAAAAACTTCTATTATTAAGAATGATATAGAAAAACCAAAGACCATCAATAATCAACAATCAGAAACCAATGAAGACGAAGATGATATACAAGATGAAGAATTAGATCATGAAATTGATGAGGAATTGGATCATGAGGTTAATGAAGAATTGGACCATGAAATTGATGAAGAAACAAATGACAATGATGATGTTCTTAATCAAACTAATAATACA gAAAAATCTACTCAGGAACCTAATAAAGATGACAATAATGAAGACTCTATTAACTTAACGATTGGAGaagatgatattaaattatttgctgatgag gaagatacaaacattgaaaaagagg ACGATTTGATCGAGAACCATACCAATGAAGAAACATTGATCAAACAGCGAGAATCTCGCCATCCAGTTACTGCTAGTAGCAGTAGAGCAACAACTGGATTAGTCAAAAGCCGTCGCAGTACAACTGAGAAGCGTTCATCAGTTGGAGATAAACCACGGAGTACCCACAAAGAGGAAAAGGACATCAGCAATTCAAAACCCATCATCAGTGTCAGTATGCCCAAAGATGAGAAGAAAGAAGAGGAGAAACAAGTTAAAGATAAAGTGGAAACTGGAAATAAGCAGAG caATGATTCAAAGGTTCTGCAAATATCAAACGAAACat caaAGAAAAACAACTCATCTTTGGTTCGCAACATTTGGGTTAGTGGCTTGGCATCTATCACTAAGGCCACTGATTTAAAACAGCTTTTTTCAAAGTATGGAAAG gtTGTTGGAGCAAAAGTTGTGACAAATGCCAAAACTCCAGGTGCTCGTTGTTATGGGTTTGTTACATTATCTTCAGCAGAGGATGCTAATCGAAGTATAGAAAATTTACACAAGACTGAACTTCATGGTCGTGTTATTAGTGTTGAAAGA GCTAAACGTGATAATGGTTATCAAGTGACAGCAAAAAGTTCCAATACTTCCAAAGTAAATGAAAATTCTGaaattgaacaaaatacaaaaaaatttgaagaaaaaaaagataaacgaGAAGAAAAAAGGGAAAAGAGACcagaaattacaattaatgatGTTAAAAAACCTGACTCATCAACTTTAAAGCGATCAT tatcaaAAGATCAAAATCAAGAACCAAAACGttctaaaattgtaattgaaaGAGATGATCGAAGAAAAGATAGGAGTATCAAAAGTAAAAGTAATGAACGTGACAGAGAAAAGCTGAGGGAATTGGAGCGGGAAAGAGAACGTTTGGAAAGAGAAAAAAGAAGACAAcaagaaattttaaacttgacaaaaatgaaa aCTGAACGTGAAAGGCTAAAACAAAAAGAACAAGAAAGAGCAATGAGAGAAGAAGAACGTAAGAGACGTATTGAAAAAGAACGTCAATTAGAAAttgaaagaaaacaaaaagaaGAAGCAATACGCTTAGAaaa agaaAGACAAAAACTTAGAATTGAACGTGAAAGAATTGAAAAGGAAAAATTAGAACTATTGCGTTTAGAACGTGAAAATCAACGTTTAGAACGAGAAAGATTACAGAGAGAAAAAGAAGAGTTACGTAGAGCACAAGAAAAACTTGAGGAAACAAAGCGTCAAGCATTACTCAAACGTGCTGCTATTCCTCCATCTCCTCCACTTCCTAGTAAAAGGCATTCTTCATCAAATTCATCTCGTTATGAAGAAAG GAAAGAACCAATTCGTAATTCTCGTATCCAGCCTAGTACAGACTATATGAATCAAGCACCTCCACCTCCTAATATAACATCATCTAGACATCGCTATGAACAGCATTCGTCAGATTCCCGTCGTATGAGGCCGTCACCACCACCTCCACCCCCACCAGCATCAAGACCCAAAGACTCTACCGTGAACATCAG ATATGGTGGTGCTCCACCAGCAGCAGATCATCATTACAGAAGCCGTGATGATCGGTCAGATCGTAGAGAAGAATCTCGTAAGAAAGATTCAAGTAGTGGAGGTAGTAACAGACATGCTCATGCATCATATGATTCAAACAAAAGTT CCTATGGAATGTCCCGTAACAGTGAAAGTAATACTTGGTCATCAGCTCCAGTAAAGAGTTCTTATGGTACACTTAGCTCAAGCTCTGGGactaataatatggtaataagCTCGAGACCAGATCCTTGgtcaaatagtaataatagtcgAGAAATTGAAACAACTGTATGGCAACGTCCTCCTCAACCACCTCCGGAAAA CAGATGGAACAGTACTTCAAGTAATCCTTCATCTATGTCAATTAGTGGCCGTAGTTCGAGTAGTAACACCTTGTATGGAAATAACCATCAAGTAATACCAAACATTGGATTAAATATGTCAACAAACTATAGTGATAGTAGATTTGATAGTTATAAAATGAGTGGCATGTCACGAAAATATTAG